A stretch of DNA from Brevibacterium ihuae:
CTCATCGCCGACGAGGACAATCCCGCCTACAACCGGGCGATCGGCGGCAATCTCTACCCGCCGGGCTCGACGTTCAAGCTCGTCACCGCCGCGGCCGCGCTCGAGTCCGGCGAGTACACGCCGGAGTCCGAGCTGCCGGGCCCGGCGACCCTCGATCTGCCGGAGACGACCGCGACGATCTCGAACTCCGGAGGCGGTGCCTGCGGATCCGGAGGCACCGTCACCCTCGCGCAGTCGCTCATCGACTCGTGCAACACCTCGTTCGCCGACCTCGGAATGTCGCTCGGCCAGGACGCGATGAGCGCCCAGGCCCAGGAGTTCGGGTTCGGCGAGAGCTTCGACATCCCCCTCACCGTCAGCGCCTCGAGCTTCCCCTCGGACACCAACGCTCCGCAGCTCGCGCAATCCGCACTCGGCCAGTACGAGGTCCGCGCCACGCCGCTCCAGATGGCGATGGTGTCCTCGGCGATCGCCAACGGAGGGACCCTCATGCAGCCTCAGCTCATCGATCAGGTGCGCAACGCCCGCACCCTCGATCTCATCGACGAACCGAGCCCGAGCCAGTTCTCACAGCCCATCAGCTCCGACACCGCCGCCGCCCTCACCGAGATGATGGTGGGCGTCGTCGACGAGGGAACGGGCACCGCCGCCCAGATCCCCGGGGTCGACGTCGCGGCGAAGACCGGCACCGCGCAGCACGCACAGGGTGCCGCGCCCCACGCGTGGTTCACCTCCTTCGCCCCCGCGGACGACCCGCAGGTCGCGGTCGCCGTGGTCGTGGAGAGCGGCGGCAACGCCGGCAGCCAGGCGTCCGGCGGACGGGTGGCAGGACCGATTGCTCAGGCAGTGATGGAAGCGGTGATCAGCGAATGAGGCCCGGTGCAGGAACCATGCTCGGCGACCGGTACGAGCTCACCAGCCGGATCGCGGTCGGCGGGATGGGCGAGGTGTGGCGCGGGCGCGACACCGTGCTCGCGCGCGAGATCGCGGCGAAGATCATGAAGGAGGAGTACCTCTCCGATCAGTCGTTCCTCGACCGCTTCCGGGCCGAGGCGCGCAGCATGGGCGCGGTCTCCGACCCCGGCATCGCCGGCGTGTTCGACTACGGCGAGGAGAACGGCTCGCCGTACCTCGTCATGGAGTACGTCCCCGGCGAGGCGCTGTCAGCGATCCTCGACCGCAACGGCGGGATGCCCGAGCGCGACGTCCTCGACATCGGCGCGCAGGCCGCACAGGCGCTCAACGCCGCCCACCGCTCCGGCGTCGTGCACCGCGACATCAAGCCCGGAAACCTCCTCATCACCCCGGAGTTCCGCGTCAAGATCACCGATTTCGGGATCGCCCGGGTGGCCGACCAGGCACCGCTGACGAAGACCGGCCAGGTCATGGGCACCGCCCAGTACCTCGCTCCCGAGCAGGCCACCGGCAAGGGCTCGACGTCGAAGTCCGACCTCTACTCGCTCGGCATCATCATGTACGAGGCGCTCGCCGGCGTCCGCCCCTTCACCGGGGAGTCGCAGGTCGAGATCGCGATCGCACAGGTCAATCGCCAGCATCCGCCGCTGCCGGATACCGTGTCCGAACCGGTCCGCAGGCTCATCGACGCGATGCTCCAGAAGAACCCCGACGACCGACCCGCGGACGGACAGGCCGTCGCCACCGCCGCGCGCGCCCTCCTCGCCGGGGACGTCGCCGCGGCCGAGGCCGCCGTCCCGCAGATGCGCGGCACCTCGCCGACCGAGGCGGTCACCCGGGTATTCAACCAGAACGACGTTTCGACCACCCGGGTCATGCCGGCGGCCGGTGCCGCCGCGGCAGGGGCCGGGATCGGGGCCGCTGCCGGCGCGGGAGCGGCCCACGCCGCAGGCGACCCGAACGGCAGCTGGAACCAGGATCCCGCGACCGCGTCCCAGGGCTACCACGACCCGATGATCGCCGCGAGCGCCCGCAGCCGCGACGCCGACCTCGTCGAGGACGAGCCGGAGAAGCGGTCGAAGGCGCCGACCGTCATCATCACGATCCTCATCGTGCTCGCCCTGCTGGGCCTCGGCTGGATCCTGTGGCTGTTCCTCGGCGGCGGGGGCGACGAGCCCGCGCCGACCGACACCGCAACCGCGTCCGCCGAGCCCACCGCGGAGACGATCACCATCGATCCCGACGACTACATCGGCCAGAGCGAGGCGAGCGCCACCCGGAACCTCGAGGACCTCGGGCTCGAGGTCGAAACCGTCACCGTGTCCTCGAGCCGCGCGGAGGGCACCGTCGACGGTGTGCGCGCGGGCAACGACGGCTACGAGTTCGAGACCGGCGACACCATCACCCTCGAGATCTCCGGCGGGCCCGCCGAGGCCCCCGAGCAGGAGGAGCCCACGCAGGCACCCGAGCCGGACCGACCCACCCAGGCACCCGAGCCGGAGCCGGACGAGCAGGAGCCCGCACCCGAGGACGAGCCCGCGCCCGATGAGGACCAGGGCGGCGACCAGGGCAACGGCGGCGACCAGGGCGGCGGCAACGACGGCGGCGACTCGGGCGGCGGCAACGACGGGGGCAACCCGGGCGGCGGCAACGACGGGGGCAACCCGGGCGGCGGCAACGAAGATCCGGGCCTCGGCGGCGGCCAGGGCAACCAGGGCCAGGGGAACGCCGGCGGCGGCCAGGGCAACCAGGGCCAGGGCAACGCCGGCGGCGGCCAGGGGACCAATGCCGGTTCCGCACCCGCTGCGGCGGGTGCCGCCGGTGTTCACGCCTCGTTCGGAGGACGCGGATGAGCGAGGTGCGGATGCTGTCCGGACGCTACGAGGTCCGGGAGCTGCTGGGCCGCGGCGGGATGGCCGAGGTCCATGCGGGTGTCGACACCCGCCTCGGCCGTCGCGTGGCGATCAAGCTGCTGCGCTCCGACCTCGCCCGCGACCCCTCCTTCCACGCCCGCCTCAAGCGCGAGGCGCAGTCGGCCGCCGGTCTCAACCACCCCGGCATCGTCGCCGTCTACGACTCCGGCGAGCAGGAGTTCGCCGAATCCGGCGGGGACATCGTCCACGTCCCCTTCATCGTCATGGAGATGGTCGAGGGGCGGACGCTGCGCCAGGTCCTCACCGATCACGGCCGGCTCACCGTGCGCGAGGCTCTCGACGTCACCGCCGGGGTGCTCGCCCCGCTCGACTACAGCCACCGCAACGGGATCGTCCACCGCGACATCAAGCCCGGCAACGTCATGCTCACGCCCGAAGGCGACATCAAGGTCATGGACTTCGGGATCGCCCGCGCGCTCGAGGACACCGGCAGTCTGACCCAGACCCAGTCGGTGGTCGGCACCGCGCAGTACCTCTCCCCCGAGCAGGCCCGCGGCGAGATCGTCGACGCCCGCTCGGACCTCTACTCGACCGCGTGCCTCCTCTACGAGCTGCTCGTCGGCCGCCCGCCCTTCGTCGGCGACTCCCAGCTCGCGGTCGCCTACCAGCACGTCGGCGAGGACCCCAAGCCGCCGTCGCACTACGACCCGGAGATCCCCCCGGCCATCGACCGGCTGCTCCTCCACGCCCTCCAGAAGGATCGCACCGTCCGCTACCAGGACGCCCACACGTTCCGGGAGGACGTGCTCGCCGCCCGCGACGGCCGCCCGCTGAGCTTCGAGGACGACGCCGACGCCACCCAGGCCTTCGGCGTGGTGCCCGGGGCCTTCGCCGCGGGAGCCGCCGGCGCCGGACTCGGTGCCGCTGCGGCCGGACCCGGATCCGCGCACCCGCCCACGGAGCAGACGATGGCCTATTCGGCCCTCGGCGAGCCCACGCAGGCGATGGCCCAGGCGCAGATGACGAACTCCGTCGCGACGATCGCCGAGGAGGACAGCGAACCGGAGCCCGACGAGCGCAGCCGGACCTGGCTGTGGGTGGGCAGCGCGCTCCTCGTCCTCGTGCTCGCCGGCCTCGGCCTGTTCGTCTACACCCTGTCCAAGGAACCGGAGATCGTCACCTTCGAGCTCGCGGATCTCCGCGACCGGGCCGCGGACGATGCCGAGCAGTATCTGCTCGAGCAGGGTCTGCGCGTCGATCGCGAGGAGACCGCCGACGACGACATCGGCGAGGGCAACGTCGTGAACACCGACCCGCCCGGGGGCTCCCAGGTCACCGAGGGCGACCTCATCGTGCTCTTCGTGTCGACCGGGCCGGACTCCGTCGAAGTGCCCGATGTCGCCGGCGACTCCGAATCCCTCGCCCGCCAGACGATCGGCGACGCGGGGCTCACCGCCGGGAGCAACATCGACGAGAACTCCCCCGACGTCGACGCCGGCACCGTCATCGAGACGCGCCCGGAGGCCGGCTCGACGGTGGCGAAGGACTCCACGGTCGACCTGGTCCTGTCGACGGGCATGGTCGACGTCCCGGACGTCCTCGGGATGACCGAGGACGAGGCCTGCGAGACGCTCGCCGGCGAGGACTACCAGCTCGACTGCACCGTCGAGGAGGCCGAGACCGCCGACCATCCCGCGGGCGAGGTCTTCGAGCAGAGTACCGAGGGCGGCGGCGAGGTGAGCCAGGGCTCGGCGATCACCATCACCGTGGCGACCGCACCGCCCACGCAGACGCCCACCCCGGAGCCGACCGCACCCGTGCTCCCGTGGCCCACGCTCCCCGAGGGACCGAGCGACGAGGGGGACGAGAACCAGGGAGGCATCCAGGGCAACACCGGCCGCCCCGACGAGGGCCGGGATCGGCCGGGTCGACCGGACGGGCGCGACTGACCGGACCCCTGCAGTGAACCGCATCTCCCCCGACATCCCCGCTCCGGCTCCCGCCGCCGTGCCGCCCCTCCCAGCGGCACCCTCGGTCGAGCCGTCGGCGCCGCCTGTGCCCGCACCCGCAGAGGTGCCCACGCCCGCGGAGGTGGCCGCACCAGTGGAAGCGGCCGTACCCGCGGGGGCGGCCGCCACGACCGCAGCCACCGGGACAGCGGGCCGGGCACCCTCGTCCGCGCAGGTCCCGTGGATGATCACCGTCCACCTCGACTCCGTCGTCTTCGATTCGGTGACGGTGTGGGATCGCGTGGCCCGCGCCGTCCTCGCCGAGCACGCGGTCACCGCCGGCGACCGCCTGCCGGATCCCCTCGTCCTCGCGCTCGCCACCGGTGAGCTCCGGGGCATCAGCGACGCGCTCTCCCACGTCATCCGTTCGCGCACCGGGGCCTCGGTGACGAGCACCCTCATCCGCCTCAGGATCTTCCACCTGCTGTCCTCCGCCGTCCGCGACACCGACCTCGCCCGCCCGGGTGCCGGCGAGCTCCTCACGCGGATCGCCGCCACGGATGCACGGATCGCCTATCTGTCCTCCATGCCGCGCACCTGGGTGGAGACGCTCGACACCCATCTGGGTCTGCCCGAGCCGCACGTGCTGCTCACCACCGAGCAGCTGCGGAGTCCTCGCCCCGACCCCTACGGGCACCTGCTCGCCTCCCATCAGCTCGGCGTGCCCGCCCGGCTCGGGGTCGCGCTGGAGAGCGGTTCCGACGGGATCAGTGCTGCGCTCACCGCGGGCCTGCGGGTCATCGCCGTGGTGCCGAAGGACATGACCGGGGGAACGGATCGCCTGACGCTGGTGAGCGATCTGCGCGATGTGGACCTCGCTGCGGCCCGCGAGGCGCTGTGCGCCGACCGGGCGCTCTCCCGGGGACCGGCCGGCTCCGCGCTCGGCGACACGGCCTGAACGAGCGCGGCAGCAGGACGACCTGAGCATCGAGCGGCGACAGGACGATCGGAACAGCGGACGGCCACAGCCGAGGTGCCGGCGGCCTCGGCCGTTCTGCCGGGAGATGACCCCGACCGCCCTGCTGGGCGGCGCACCGGCCTCACCGCCGGGAGATGCCCACACCCGCCGAGCCCGGCGGTACCCCGGTCGCTCGGCTGTCGGGCGGCTCAGCCGTGGAGGCCGGCGGAGGCGATCGGCGAGCGACCGCGGGCGGCCTCGGCGGCCTCGGGCATCCCGCACTGGGCGAGGAAGTTGCCGAGCATCTGGTAGCCGTCCTCGGTGAGGACGGACTCGGGGTGGAACTGGACACCGGACAGCGGCGCGTCGCGGTGGGCGATGCCCATGACCACCCCGTCGGCAGTCTGCGCGGTGACCTCGAAGACCTCGACGGGCAGGGTCGAGTCGACGATCGCGAGCGAGTGATAGCGCGTCGCGGTGAGCGGCTCCCGGCAGCCGGCGAAGATCCCGGACCCGGAGTGGGTGAGCTGCGAGGTCTTCCCGTGCATGAGCGTGGGCGAGTGGGCCACGGTGGCGCCGAACACCTCGGCGAGGGTCTGGTGGCCCAGGCACACCCCGAACATCGGCACCCGCAGCTCGGCGCAGGCGCGGACCACGGCGGGGCAGATGCCGGATTCGGCGGGCACGCCGGGGCCGGGTGAGAGGAGCACGCCGTCGTAGTCGGCGAGCAGGGCGGGCACCTGCTCCGCGGGCACGTCGTCGTTGCGGATCACCGTGGTGTCCGCGCCGAGCTCGCGCAGGTAGCCGACGAGGGTGTAGACGAAGCTGTCGTAGTTGTCGACGACGAGGATCCGCGCGGTCATCCTGCTGCTCCGTCCTCGGTCACCGTGGCTTCGTTGAAGGGCATGTAGGGGGCGATGACGGGGAACACGAACTCCATGAGCAGGTAGACCGCCGCAGCGATGAGGAGCAGGCAGAGGACGAGCTTGACGAAGGTGTTGCCGGGCAGCGCGCGCCAGATGAGTCCGTACATCAGACGACCCCCTCGTTCGCCTTCGCGTAGGCTGGCGAGTCCTGCAGGCGCTCGGGCACGCCCTCGGCGGCCGGCTGCCAGTCGGTGAGCTCGGCGTAGGCGATGTAGCGCTCCTGCGCGGAGAACATCGGGTTGCACGCGGTGAGGGTCATGATCCGGTCCTTGCCCTTGAAGTCCGGCATGTCCGGCACCGGGGCGAGCACCTCGGTGGCGTCGGGGAGCACGATGTCGAAGTTCCGGAAGGTGTAGGTGTAGAAGCCGTCGGCGGTCTGCACGATGATCTCGTCGCCGGGACGGAGCTCGGCGATGAGGTTGAGCGGCTTGCCGTAGGTCACGCGGTGGCCGGCGAGCGCGAAGTTGCCGACCTCGCCGGGCAT
This window harbors:
- a CDS encoding peptidoglycan D,D-transpeptidase FtsI family protein; this encodes MNHPLKHLALVGFVMFALLFGSTSVVQYFQAQALRDNELNTRTLVEELSRERGPILVDGTPVAYSVPVDDTYEYQRTYGAEGLPAEVYAPITGFFSIVSGATGLEKTENSLLAGTDDALFYDKISNILNGTQPAGAAVEITVDPEAQMAAWNGLGGQKGAVVALDPKTGDVLAMVSSPGWDPNPIASHDRDSALNAYENLIADEDNPAYNRAIGGNLYPPGSTFKLVTAAAALESGEYTPESELPGPATLDLPETTATISNSGGGACGSGGTVTLAQSLIDSCNTSFADLGMSLGQDAMSAQAQEFGFGESFDIPLTVSASSFPSDTNAPQLAQSALGQYEVRATPLQMAMVSSAIANGGTLMQPQLIDQVRNARTLDLIDEPSPSQFSQPISSDTAAALTEMMVGVVDEGTGTAAQIPGVDVAAKTGTAQHAQGAAPHAWFTSFAPADDPQVAVAVVVESGGNAGSQASGGRVAGPIAQAVMEAVISE
- a CDS encoding protein kinase domain-containing protein, giving the protein MLGDRYELTSRIAVGGMGEVWRGRDTVLAREIAAKIMKEEYLSDQSFLDRFRAEARSMGAVSDPGIAGVFDYGEENGSPYLVMEYVPGEALSAILDRNGGMPERDVLDIGAQAAQALNAAHRSGVVHRDIKPGNLLITPEFRVKITDFGIARVADQAPLTKTGQVMGTAQYLAPEQATGKGSTSKSDLYSLGIIMYEALAGVRPFTGESQVEIAIAQVNRQHPPLPDTVSEPVRRLIDAMLQKNPDDRPADGQAVATAARALLAGDVAAAEAAVPQMRGTSPTEAVTRVFNQNDVSTTRVMPAAGAAAAGAGIGAAAGAGAAHAAGDPNGSWNQDPATASQGYHDPMIAASARSRDADLVEDEPEKRSKAPTVIITILIVLALLGLGWILWLFLGGGGDEPAPTDTATASAEPTAETITIDPDDYIGQSEASATRNLEDLGLEVETVTVSSSRAEGTVDGVRAGNDGYEFETGDTITLEISGGPAEAPEQEEPTQAPEPDRPTQAPEPEPDEQEPAPEDEPAPDEDQGGDQGNGGDQGGGNDGGDSGGGNDGGNPGGGNDGGNPGGGNEDPGLGGGQGNQGQGNAGGGQGNQGQGNAGGGQGTNAGSAPAAAGAAGVHASFGGRG
- the pknB gene encoding Stk1 family PASTA domain-containing Ser/Thr kinase, producing the protein MSEVRMLSGRYEVRELLGRGGMAEVHAGVDTRLGRRVAIKLLRSDLARDPSFHARLKREAQSAAGLNHPGIVAVYDSGEQEFAESGGDIVHVPFIVMEMVEGRTLRQVLTDHGRLTVREALDVTAGVLAPLDYSHRNGIVHRDIKPGNVMLTPEGDIKVMDFGIARALEDTGSLTQTQSVVGTAQYLSPEQARGEIVDARSDLYSTACLLYELLVGRPPFVGDSQLAVAYQHVGEDPKPPSHYDPEIPPAIDRLLLHALQKDRTVRYQDAHTFREDVLAARDGRPLSFEDDADATQAFGVVPGAFAAGAAGAGLGAAAAGPGSAHPPTEQTMAYSALGEPTQAMAQAQMTNSVATIAEEDSEPEPDERSRTWLWVGSALLVLVLAGLGLFVYTLSKEPEIVTFELADLRDRAADDAEQYLLEQGLRVDREETADDDIGEGNVVNTDPPGGSQVTEGDLIVLFVSTGPDSVEVPDVAGDSESLARQTIGDAGLTAGSNIDENSPDVDAGTVIETRPEAGSTVAKDSTVDLVLSTGMVDVPDVLGMTEDEACETLAGEDYQLDCTVEEAETADHPAGEVFEQSTEGGGEVSQGSAITITVATAPPTQTPTPEPTAPVLPWPTLPEGPSDEGDENQGGIQGNTGRPDEGRDRPGRPDGRD
- a CDS encoding HAD family phosphatase, whose product is MITVHLDSVVFDSVTVWDRVARAVLAEHAVTAGDRLPDPLVLALATGELRGISDALSHVIRSRTGASVTSTLIRLRIFHLLSSAVRDTDLARPGAGELLTRIAATDARIAYLSSMPRTWVETLDTHLGLPEPHVLLTTEQLRSPRPDPYGHLLASHQLGVPARLGVALESGSDGISAALTAGLRVIAVVPKDMTGGTDRLTLVSDLRDVDLAAAREALCADRALSRGPAGSALGDTA
- a CDS encoding anthranilate synthase component II, with protein sequence MTARILVVDNYDSFVYTLVGYLRELGADTTVIRNDDVPAEQVPALLADYDGVLLSPGPGVPAESGICPAVVRACAELRVPMFGVCLGHQTLAEVFGATVAHSPTLMHGKTSQLTHSGSGIFAGCREPLTATRYHSLAIVDSTLPVEVFEVTAQTADGVVMGIAHRDAPLSGVQFHPESVLTEDGYQMLGNFLAQCGMPEAAEAARGRSPIASAGLHG